One genomic window of Arachis hypogaea cultivar Tifrunner chromosome 8, arahy.Tifrunner.gnm2.J5K5, whole genome shotgun sequence includes the following:
- the LOC112707955 gene encoding uncharacterized protein isoform X1, producing MSQENSDVLRMIEAELFVDDDNVGGNPPPQPQPDWDMEKMLELIAGDVGGHQPLQPQPQSNLHSDKWNMTEQLDNQPPRSWNDNKENTKKRRRRRRRSEEQSDSAMMNPWDIRDPYDMIDFDADDEAPQFQFECPPLPEPVWNGDENNVGEPCAMDVSGNQPPQPVIDECFPEAMKRTEHYWGSPLSLQSRPQPCAMDVSGNEPPQPVIDECFPEVMKRTEHYWGSPLSGSQPLQSQSQSQSRAIDVCGNQPLQSQSQTDIVRTLTDEFFADTCGYPPPQPQPQTQWDTSRNMLELIPDVGGHQPLQPQASVWTWEENKAFESIITSCFQDDIQNRWEAVAARLPGRTPTQLQERFQKLMNDINTMTIMMEHNPLSIPINATTPPPPSHPYSTHHHHREELVPAAEEEVVPTEQEEAAPTKTGYHWTEDEHRYAVTRRINTAQIPRFVVFGNIKNDHTTCQFLSTIPPTS from the exons ATGAGTCAAGAGAATTCAGATGTGTTGAGGATGATAGAGGCAGAGCTTTTTGTCGACGACGACAATGTGGGTGGTAATCCGCCGCCTCAGCCCCAGCCTGATTGGGATATGGAGAAGATGTTAGAGCTGATTGCCGGCGACGTGGGTGGTCATCAACCACTTCAACCTCAACCTCAGTCCAACCTGCACTCAGATAAATGGAATATGACAGAGCAGTTGGATAATCAACCACCTCGTTCTTGGAACGACAACAAGGAGAAcacgaagaagagaagaagaagaagaagaaggagtgaAGAGCAATCAGATTCTGCAATGATGAATCCATGGGATATCAGAGACCCGTACGATATGATAGACTTTGATGCCGACGATGAAGCACCGCAGTTTCAGTTTGAGTGTCCGCCTCTGCCTGAGCCCGTCTGGAATGGGGACGAAAACAATGTAGGTGAGCCGTGTGCCATGGACGTGAGTGGTAATCAACCACCTCAGCCGGTTATTGATGAGTGTTTCCCAGAAGCTATGAAGAGGACAGAGCACTATTGGGGAAGCCCATTATCACTTCAGTCTCGGCCTCAGCCATGTGCCATGGACGTGAGTGGTAATGAACCACCTCAGCCAGTTATTGATGAGTGTTTCCCGGAAGTTATGAAGAGGACAGAGCACTATTGGGGAAGCCCATTATCTGGTTCTCAACCACTTCAGTCTCAGTCTCAGTCTCAGTCACGTGCCATTGACGTGTGTGGTAATCAACCACTTCAGTCTCAATCTCAGACGGATATAGTAAGGACGCTGACGGATGAGTTTTTCGCTGACACCTGTGGTTATCCACCACCTCAGCCTCAGCCTCAGACTCAGTGGGACACCAGTAGGAACATGTTAGAGCTGATTCCCGATGTCGGTGGTCATCAACCACTTCAACCTCAAGCTTCGGTCTGGACTTGGGAGGAGAACAAAGCATTTGAGTCAATTATTACCAGTTGTTTTCAGGATGATATCCAGAACCGCTGGGAGGCCGTGGCTGCTCGTCTCCCCGGCAGGACCCCGACACAGCTGCAAGAACGCTTTCAGAAGCTGATGAACGACATCAATACAATGACCATCATGATGGAACACAACCCTCTCTCCATCCCTATCAATGcaacaacaccaccaccaccatcacaccCTTATTCGACTCATCATCATCACAG GGAGGAGCTCGTGCCAGCTGCAGAGGAGGAGGTAGTGCCAACTGAACAAGAGGAGGCAGCACCAACAAAGACAGGATATCATTGGACCGAAGATGAACATAG GTATGCTGTAACCAGAAGAATCAACACAGCTCAAATACCACGCTTTGTTGTGTTTGGAAACATAAAAAATGATCATACTACCTGTCAATTTCTTTCGACAATTCCTCCAACTTCTTAG
- the LOC112707955 gene encoding uncharacterized protein isoform X2 has product MSQENSDVLRMIEAELFVDDDNVGGNPPPQPQPDWDMEKMLELIAGDVGGHQPLQPQPQSNLHSDKWNMTEQLDNQPPRSWNDNKENTKKRRRRRRRSEEQSDSAMMNPWDIRDPYDMIDFDADDEAPQFQFECPPLPEPVWNGDENNVGEPCAMDVSGNQPPQPVIDECFPEAMKRTEHYWGSPLSLQSRPQPCAMDVSGNEPPQPVIDECFPEVMKRTEHYWGSPLSGSQPLQSQSQSQSRAIDVCGNQPLQSQSQTDIVRTLTDEFFADTCGYPPPQPQPQTQWDTSRNMLELIPDVGGHQPLQPQASVWTWEENKAFESIITSCFQDDIQNRWEAVAARLPGRTPTQLQERFQKLMNDINTMTIMMEHNPLSIPINATTPPPPSHPYSTHHHHREELVPAAEEEVVPTEQEEAAPTKTGYHWTEDEHRYLLLYYFFLPLIYLFIYYLVEYWYLQKKNEATSIKI; this is encoded by the exons ATGAGTCAAGAGAATTCAGATGTGTTGAGGATGATAGAGGCAGAGCTTTTTGTCGACGACGACAATGTGGGTGGTAATCCGCCGCCTCAGCCCCAGCCTGATTGGGATATGGAGAAGATGTTAGAGCTGATTGCCGGCGACGTGGGTGGTCATCAACCACTTCAACCTCAACCTCAGTCCAACCTGCACTCAGATAAATGGAATATGACAGAGCAGTTGGATAATCAACCACCTCGTTCTTGGAACGACAACAAGGAGAAcacgaagaagagaagaagaagaagaagaaggagtgaAGAGCAATCAGATTCTGCAATGATGAATCCATGGGATATCAGAGACCCGTACGATATGATAGACTTTGATGCCGACGATGAAGCACCGCAGTTTCAGTTTGAGTGTCCGCCTCTGCCTGAGCCCGTCTGGAATGGGGACGAAAACAATGTAGGTGAGCCGTGTGCCATGGACGTGAGTGGTAATCAACCACCTCAGCCGGTTATTGATGAGTGTTTCCCAGAAGCTATGAAGAGGACAGAGCACTATTGGGGAAGCCCATTATCACTTCAGTCTCGGCCTCAGCCATGTGCCATGGACGTGAGTGGTAATGAACCACCTCAGCCAGTTATTGATGAGTGTTTCCCGGAAGTTATGAAGAGGACAGAGCACTATTGGGGAAGCCCATTATCTGGTTCTCAACCACTTCAGTCTCAGTCTCAGTCTCAGTCACGTGCCATTGACGTGTGTGGTAATCAACCACTTCAGTCTCAATCTCAGACGGATATAGTAAGGACGCTGACGGATGAGTTTTTCGCTGACACCTGTGGTTATCCACCACCTCAGCCTCAGCCTCAGACTCAGTGGGACACCAGTAGGAACATGTTAGAGCTGATTCCCGATGTCGGTGGTCATCAACCACTTCAACCTCAAGCTTCGGTCTGGACTTGGGAGGAGAACAAAGCATTTGAGTCAATTATTACCAGTTGTTTTCAGGATGATATCCAGAACCGCTGGGAGGCCGTGGCTGCTCGTCTCCCCGGCAGGACCCCGACACAGCTGCAAGAACGCTTTCAGAAGCTGATGAACGACATCAATACAATGACCATCATGATGGAACACAACCCTCTCTCCATCCCTATCAATGcaacaacaccaccaccaccatcacaccCTTATTCGACTCATCATCATCACAG GGAGGAGCTCGTGCCAGCTGCAGAGGAGGAGGTAGTGCCAACTGAACAAGAGGAGGCAGCACCAACAAAGACAGGATATCATTGGACCGAAGATGAACATAGGTATTTGTTATTATATTACTTCTTTTtacctcttatttatttatttatttattatctagtTGAATATTggtatttacaaaaaaaaaatgaagcaaCTAGTATCAAAATATAA